One part of the Haliotis asinina isolate JCU_RB_2024 chromosome 2, JCU_Hal_asi_v2, whole genome shotgun sequence genome encodes these proteins:
- the LOC137272180 gene encoding galactoside alpha-(1,2)-fucosyltransferase 2-like produces MTRQGAYKIVSLRNFLILIVFAVFTILMAYQWHHELQVYHIFVNSSMSNLYQPSAAILNKTQNVIWTTSVFRASSPRQASTTPSTPPNRQTTTPPVRHNTITTSSKHILTTLATPSTKGATTTTPRPVLTTAPPKPTPLTCRNPFRNEYIQKKDFLCCRPIGRLGNIMFLYASSYGIAAANNRTLIVDKDLSLTKYFQLNAQTVDDFGCVVRGTMGMGSRQDCAFDERLMNITEGRNICVGSYLQSYKYFEHVQGSIKKQFTFKKEINDKATGIINGAINTFHKRNATVKDTRPVLVGVHVRRGDMVKHKFGYAVATPEYLGNASKYYRDKYPNTLFIVCSNDMAWTKKHFVGDDVFYVEGNTFDVDMAVLVNCDHSLTSVGSFGWWAGFLTGGEVVYYQWPAVENTALRRHFSANYTDYFLPSWIGMK; encoded by the exons ATGACGAGACAGGGAGCCTACAAGATTGTTTCACTGAGAA ATTTCCTGATCCTGATTGTGTTCGCTGTATTCACTATCCTCATGGCTTACCAATGGCATCACGAGCTTCAAGTCTACCATATATTTGTCAACAGCTCAATGTCAAACCTTTATCAACCGTCTGCTGCTATACTAAACAAGACTCAGAATGTCATCTGGACAACAAGTGTCTTTCGAGCATCTTCTCCACGACAAGCATCAACAACTCCATCAACTCCACCTAATAGGCAGACAACCACTCCACCAGTCAGACACAACACCATAACGACCTCCTCAAAACATATACTCACTACACTAGCAACTCCCAGCACAAAAGGAGCTACAACCACAACTCCACGACCAGTATTAACCACTGCTCCTCCAAAACCAACACCTTTAACATGCAGAAACCCATTCAGGAATGAGTACATACAGAAGAAAGACTTCCTGTGCTGTAGACCCATTGGGAGACTCGGTAACATTATGTTTCTGTATGCATCGTCATATGGAATAGCAGCTGCTAACAACAGAACTCTCATTGTAGATAAGGACTTAAGTCTGACCAAATATTTCCAGCTTAATGCTCAAACAGTGGATGACTTCGGCTGTGTTGTTAGGGGTACGATGGGGATGGGTTCAAGGCAGGACTGTGCCTTTGACGAGCGTCTCATGAATATTACCGAAGGAAGAAACATATGTGTGGGAAGCTATTTACAATCCTACAAGTACTTCGAGCACGTTCAGGGCTCAATCAAGAAACAGTTCACCTTCAAGAAGGAAATCAATGACAAAGCAACTGGAATTATAAATGGTGCTATAAACACGTTCCATAAACGTAATGCGACCGTGAAGGACACCCGCCCAGTGTTGGTGGGCGTCCATGTGAGACGGGGCGATATGGTTAAACATAAATTTGGTTATGCAGTTGCAACGCCAGAATACTTAGGAAATGCCTCCAAGTATTACCGAGACAAATACCCCAACACGTTGTTCATTGTGTGTTCGAATGACATGGCGTGGACCAAGAAGCATTTTGTTGGTGATGACGTTTTTTACGTGGAAGGCAACACGTTTGACGTTGACATGGCGGTGTTGGTGAACTGTGACCACAGTTTGACTAGTGTGGGGTCGTTCGGATGGTGGGCGGGGTTCCTGACAGGGGGAGAGGTTGTGTATTATCAGTGGCCAGCCGTCGAGAACACTGCACTCCGGAGACACTTCTCGGCCAATTACACAGACTACTTCCTACCCTCGTGGATCGGGATGAAATAA